Proteins encoded in a region of the Planococcus citri chromosome 1, ihPlaCitr1.1, whole genome shotgun sequence genome:
- the LOC135831893 gene encoding alpha-tubulin N-acetyltransferase-like yields the protein MEFKFKLSDFLMDEVSVIQNNLLPVDFTGSVDEKRLCIATVGHILDKMGEASGRAQNLRTPVTSALKFANSDQIIYLMVNLNANNCDGNVIGFLKMGWKNLFIFDLAGMYIQKRCFCCLDFYIHESKQRQGYGKQLFDFMLKDNSVTVNLIPIDRPSEKLLKFLQKHYHLSTIVPQPNNFIVYEQFFNDQI from the exons ATGgagtttaaatttaaattgagtGATTTCCTAATGGACGAGGTATCCGtgattcaaaataatttgttaCCAGTTGACTTCACGGGATCTGTTGACGAGAAGAG ATTATGTATCGCTACAGTGGGTCATATTCTGGACAAAATGGGAGAAGCTTCGGGAAGAGCTCAGAATCTCAGAACACCAGTCACAAGTGCTTTAAAATTTGCCAACTCAGATCAGATCATCTACCTTATGGTGAACTTGAACGCTAATAA ttgtgATGGAAATGTgatcggatttttgaaaatgggatgGAAGAATTTATTCATATTTGATCTCGCTGGAATGTATATTCAGAAACGTTGCTTTTGTTGCTTAGATTTTTATATTCACGAGTCGAAACAAAGACAAGGTTATGGTAAACAGTTGTTCGATTTTATGCTCAAA GATAACAGTGTTACTGTGAACCTGATTCCGATTGATAGACCTTCcgagaaattattgaaatttctacagaaaCATTACCATCTTAGTACCATCGTACCTCAACCGAATAATTTCATCGtttatgaacaatttttcaatgatcagatttga